ATATTGCTGTTTACTAGAGCGCGGAACATTTTCTTTTGGTTTTGAGGCTTCTTCACTTTCTCTAACAACAACACCCTGCTCCTGAATTTTGCTAAGCTGCCCCTCTAAGAGTTGAACCTTTTGTAAAAGTTCCTCAACATCTCCTGAAGATTCCTTCTGTGCATTCTGCTGACAGAGTTTCACTAATGCTACTTCTAGTAAAACTCGAGGGTGATTTGTCCATTTCATTTCCTGCTGAACTTCGTTAAGACTGCGAATAATCTCATGAATCTCCGCACCTTGCACAGATTCACTAAGAGAAATAAACCCCTCATGAATAACAGCGCGTTGTAACAAGTCTTGGTTATGGATGCCTGTTTTATAAAGAAGAAGATCACGATAATAAAAAATTAGATCTTCAATAAAACGAACAGGGTCTTTTCCATTTTGGACAATATCATTAACATTTGTTAAAGCTTGAGCAACTTCTCTTCCTGCAATTGCCTCAACAACTTCTTCTAGAAATTGCTGAGATACTGCTCCTGTAATAGATAATACATCATCAATATTTACTTTCTCATCGCTATAAGAAATAGCTTGATCTAGTAAACTTAATGCATCTCGCATTCCACCATCAGCTGCTCTTGCCACAGCATAAAGAGCTTCATCTTCTACAGGGGTGTTTTGATCTTCTAAGATTTTCTTCATCCGATATACAATCTCATCTGATGTGATACGTTTAAAATCAAAACGCTGACAACGAGAAATAATAGTGAGTGGAATCTTATGAGGTTCAGTTGTTGCCAAAATAAAAATGACATGTGGTGGTGGCTCTTCTAATGTTTTCAACAGCGCGTTGAAAGCC
The window above is part of the Priestia filamentosa genome. Proteins encoded here:
- the dnaX gene encoding DNA polymerase III subunit gamma/tau, whose protein sequence is MAYQALYRVYRPQSFEDVVGQKHIVKTLKNALLQQKFSHAYLFSGPRGTGKTTAAKILSKAVNCEHAPVSEPCNECAACRGIMDGSISDVIEIDAASNNGVDEIRDIRDKVKYAPSAVRYKVYIIDEVHMLSIGAFNALLKTLEEPPPHVIFILATTEPHKIPLTIISRCQRFDFKRITSDEIVYRMKKILEDQNTPVEDEALYAVARAADGGMRDALSLLDQAISYSDEKVNIDDVLSITGAVSQQFLEEVVEAIAGREVAQALTNVNDIVQNGKDPVRFIEDLIFYYRDLLLYKTGIHNQDLLQRAVIHEGFISLSESVQGAEIHEIIRSLNEVQQEMKWTNHPRVLLEVALVKLCQQNAQKESSGDVEELLQKVQLLEGQLSKIQEQGVVVRESEEASKPKENVPRSSKQQYKAPTGRINEVLKKATKKELEKVKQNWAEVLDMLRKQNKASHAALLANSEPVASSSDAFVLKFKYEIHCKMVAENNNSVRDHVETILQSLIGQKVDLISIPESQWESIRENFIREHRDEQEQPEETDDPLISEAKRLFGDELVEIQD